From the Musa acuminata AAA Group cultivar baxijiao chromosome BXJ3-1, Cavendish_Baxijiao_AAA, whole genome shotgun sequence genome, the window TCAAAAACCATGCGCATGTTCAACCAAAGTGTCCCATCTGACTCACCAAGCATGATTAACTCCAGTCTTTTGTATGCTTAGGAGTGGTTTTCATTACACAAAGGAAGATGTGGCTGCTCAATAAGGAATGGAGCAGTGGAAGTCAAAACTGGATTCTTTTTATTTTGGACTTCTCCAAATACtatgtattagatctgggacctGCATTCTGTTTGCATGACTCCTATAAAGTAGTGGGGTGCCACTTTTATGTGTGACTACTGAACACATCTAAATGCCCATGTCAGATTTAATCCCTCATCTTAATTACTTGTTCTCTCCCTCTTTTGTTGGCATTTTTGTTACCCATGTACATCATGAAATTAATTTGGTGACTGACTGATCGTGTTAATTTTAGGAAGGCAAGTATTCTGTGTTGCATGTTGGAATTCAGATGATGCACCTCcagtactttcacctttttgactcTTAATTCCAATATCTCATGAACAATTTGTAATCATAAGAGGATCTCTAGCTTGAGAGAGCCCCCATCAGGTTGATCAGTCAGTAATAAGGAGGGGAACCTGGCAACTAATTAAGCCCTTCATGAATATGCtactaaaaattataaatatttgtcATATTCTACATAAAGAtagttttatattaatttttttgtgaTAAGAGTCGTCAGAGATATTTTTTTGCTGCAAAAATAGCTACCCAGAAAACATTGATTGATATTTGGAAAAATAGTTTTCAGTAGTCATAGGAATTGGAACAAAGTACATAAAGAAACATtcttttgggaaagaaaaaattcAAATCCACCATGGCCATAGAGCTCAGACAAGCCTATTTTGATCATATGTTGACAAACACAGTATTGCTTACTATTGCAGTTAATATTGCATTTGCatcataatttataaataaaacatCTTCCTACACACTAGAAATGAAAATTACACTGAGCAGCACATCAATTCCAATTGTCCAAGAATATTCCTGAGCCCTTGACTCAAATCTTAGGCTTATATACATAGCTTGTTAGCTTTGCAGATCAACTATATCAATACAGTTTCATTTGATACAGCAGTGCTTGATATTCAATCCAACCGCAACTTTATATGCATATTGCTCAAACAAACATCATTTTCTACAATCATTCTGCACCTAATTTAGTCGATCTTGCCAACAAAAACACTCATGATGCTGATAATCATATCTTCGATGATCCATAATGTTATAGCTGTtgcaaaatattcccataaaatgttagaagcaattgtgggacttaagattaaatttaatcatgattgatGGCCTCTTCAAAAGAATCTGCAAGGACCTCAGCAAGGCTCCACTTAGAATTAAGTTTATTGATACTCTGAGTCTCAGATACTTTACGTTTCTTCCCAGATATTGATTCTGGAAGCCAATATCCAGGGCCAGCCATTGGCTCCAGTATATTTCCAACAATAGGTTCTAAGTTGCGCCAAGGATCTTCAAGCATTGACTTACAGTAGTATCTCTTAGGTTTTCTTTGAACTGAGGCTTTGTCATTAGAACTTTGGCCTCTACCACAAGTAGCTGGTTTCAGACTTGAGCCACTGCTAATTTGTAGGCTACTGCCTCTGACAGAAATTGATTGTGGAGTACCACTACTTTGGGCAATGCTATTAGGGCTTCCCCAAGGTCCAAAATGAGGGCCTGAGAGAACACTAATTGGAGAGTTTGTGGGAAAGCCACGGATACCACCAGATCTATTCCAGGAACCTCGGCCACTAGCAGGAGTTCCTTGGTGCCCAGAGAAAGGAGTTAGCAACCGTACAGGGCTTCTCCACGGACTGCTATGAAGACCACATGATGGCATTTTATAAGAAATAGAATCTGGAGGCTGGGACATATGAAACTGATTGTTCCCTCTTCCTGCTATAACTAGCAAACACAGAAGATAAGCAATTCCAACTTCTTTGTTTCATAAAAACAGTAACTATgtgtatataaaaataaaaacaataatcATATTACCGAATTATACTATTATAGTAACTATTACAAAAATCATATAGAAGATCCAAAACTTATCATCATGTAGCTTTAAAGTAAACCATAAGCCTCTTTTGTGGTCCCAATGCATCTCTAACCACCATGCAGGTGATGTACAGGATaatgcaacaacaaaaaaaacataTTAGACAAATTCCAAATCCTATGACATCTCCATTTCCTAAAAATAATAGTATAGCTTCTCCTTTGTTTCATTTTCATACTCAAATTTTCAAATACTGGTCGATCCAACCAAGGACTAGCACGGGACCATAATACCATGTGGTTCAATaccgatcaatttttttaataattttttttctagaagTATCAGACAATTTGAGTCATTATATCACCTGTCATACCATACCAGACCAACAAGGCATCAAAATCAA encodes:
- the LOC103988026 gene encoding protein SICKLE isoform X2, producing MEESTKRRERLRAMSLQASRAMVTTLEPSYSPLTVPPPLLLLPQISNSPIQPPLALECQPSISNSDFFITDPLSAFTSSKRMRGVGAIGFNSSSHGVGTIGLTPSTPYHPAPSSFPTAGRGNNQFHMSQPPDSISYKMPSCGLHSSPWRSPVRLLTPFSGHQGTPASGRGSWNRSGGIRGFPTNSPISVLSGPHFGPWGSPNSIAQSSGTPQSISVRGSSLQISSGSSLKPATCGRGQSSNDKASVQRKPKRYYCKSMLEDPWRNLEPIVGNILEPMAGPGYWLPESISGKKRKVSETQSINKLNSKWSLAEVLADSFEEAINHD
- the LOC103988026 gene encoding protein SICKLE isoform X1, which gives rise to MEESTKRRERLRAMSLQASRAMVTTLEPSYSPLTVPPPLLLLPQISNSPIQPPLALECQPSISNSDFFITDPLSAFTSSKRMRGVGAIGFNSSSHGVGTIGLTPSTPYHPAPSSFPTVIAGRGNNQFHMSQPPDSISYKMPSCGLHSSPWRSPVRLLTPFSGHQGTPASGRGSWNRSGGIRGFPTNSPISVLSGPHFGPWGSPNSIAQSSGTPQSISVRGSSLQISSGSSLKPATCGRGQSSNDKASVQRKPKRYYCKSMLEDPWRNLEPIVGNILEPMAGPGYWLPESISGKKRKVSETQSINKLNSKWSLAEVLADSFEEAINHD
- the LOC103988026 gene encoding protein SICKLE isoform X3, coding for MEESTKRRERLRAMSLQASRAMVTTLEPSYSPLTVPPPLLLLPQISNSPIQPPLALECQPSISNSDFFITDPLSAFTSSKRMRGVGAIGFNSSSHGVGTIGLTPSTPYHPAPSSFPTGRGNNQFHMSQPPDSISYKMPSCGLHSSPWRSPVRLLTPFSGHQGTPASGRGSWNRSGGIRGFPTNSPISVLSGPHFGPWGSPNSIAQSSGTPQSISVRGSSLQISSGSSLKPATCGRGQSSNDKASVQRKPKRYYCKSMLEDPWRNLEPIVGNILEPMAGPGYWLPESISGKKRKVSETQSINKLNSKWSLAEVLADSFEEAINHD